The Bartonella grahamii subsp. shimonis region TAAATTATTGGGATATAAATCTTTCGCAGATTTGAAACTCGATAACACCATGGCTAAAAGTGTTGATTCCGTTATGGATTTGCTTATGCCTGTATGGGAGCGCGCAAGAGCGAAGGCTTCTATTGAGCAAATTGAATTACAAAATTTTTCCAACAAACAGGGCAGCAATGAATCTTTAGCTGCTTGGGATTGGCGTTATTATGCTGAAAAACTCCGCACTGAAAAACTTTCTTTCGATAGCGCCGAGATTAAATATTATTTTCAGCTTGATCGTATGATTAAGGCGGCTTTTGGAGTAGCAGAAAAACTCTTTGGCATTACATTTGAAGAAAAAAACACTGTTGCACTTTGGCATCCTGATGCACGTTTGTGGGAAGTAAAGAAATCTGATGGAAGTCTACTTGGGCATTTCATTGGTGATTATTTTGCACGTTCTTCAAAATGCTCCGGTGCGTGGATGAGCCAATTGCAATCACAACATAAATTGGATGGCGGACAAAAGCCTATTATCTACAATGTTGGTAATTTTGCTAAACCACCCAAAGGGGAGGTTGCATTTTTATCACTTGATGATGCGCGTACGCTTTTCCACGAATTTGGGCATGCATTGCATGGTTTGCTTTCTGATGTCACATGGCCATCTGTCTCGGGAACATCGGTTTCGCGTGATTTTGTTGAGCTGCCTTCTCAACTTTACGAACATTGGTTAACTGTACCAGAGATTTTACAGACTTATGCTACGCATGCAAAAACGGGACATCCTATGCCGCAAGCATTAATGGATAAGGTTTTGTCAGCACAGACATTTAATGCTGGCTTTGCTGCAGTTGAATTTACTTCATCAGCTCTCGTAGATATGGCTTTTCATAAAGGACAAAAGGTAACTGATCCAACAGTGTTTGAACGCCAAGAATTAGAAAAGCTGCAAATGCCTGATACAATTATTATGCGCCATCGTCCTCCACATTTTACGCATATATTTTCAGGTGATGGTTACGCCGCTGGTTATTATTCTTATATGTGGTCGGAAGTCCTTGATGCCGATGCTTTTCAGGCTTTTGAAGAAACGGGAGATGTTTTTAATTCAGAGCTTGCTGATAAGTTGAAACGTTTTATTTACTCTGCTGGGGGAAGTCGTGATCCAGAGGAACTGTATAAAGCTTTTCGGGGACGGATGCCTTTACCAGAGGCAATGATTAACAAACGTGGATTATAAGATATAACGGTATGGTTAGCACCATGCCGTTTTCATATTATTTGCAAGATGCAGTTGCGATTTATGCAAAATTTCTTTTCATTAGCTCTGTAAACAGAGCTCTTTTACCTTATTCGCTTTTTGTTTAAGGAGGAAATTAGATTTTATATTTTAAATAGACCTCATAGGAAAGAAAAATTATCAGCTCGGTCTTTTTGATACCCATTTGGTGGAGACCATGATTTTTTTATAAAACTTGACTTTCTTTTGCCTAAAAGATGAGTGTTTTGTTGTGCCATATCATCGAGGCTCATTGGAGGCTGACGCATAATATTACTCCGCTCTTGATTCCCTGATTCTTGTATAAGTTTTTGAATAGCTTGATCGGTTGAGTAAGGATTTTCATGAGAAAAGGCATAAAATTTTAAAATATTTTTCAATGGTTTTTCTAAATAAGAGGCAAGTTTTTTCTTCCCTTCAGGGGTGAAATGCATACCATTATTGGTGCGTAATTTGGTTATTTTTCCATTAATATCATAGCCTGAAAAAGAAAAATTTCCTTCTTCATCACTAAAGCCGCTCCAGATATCGAGAAAATGTCCTCCTGCTGCTTCTGTTTCTTGTTTGTAGAGCGCATTAAAAATTTTCATTTTTTGTGTCAAAAGGTCATTTCTAAAGGCAGGTTGGCTTATCCATATCCATGATTTTCCAGAGGCATGAAGACTTTCAGCAATTTCGATAATTCTTTGTTTGTAGATGTGCATCCATTTTGATTGATCTGTGTTAATTGTGTTATAAGAGTCTGTGATTGGTTGATTATCATTTGCACCGATCATCATGATAATAACATCGGGGTTGTTTTGATCAATGAGTTTAGAAATATTGCTTTGCCAAGAATAATAATCCGTTCGAACTAAGCCGGAAGCTGGTATTGTATTGTTCATGATCACGATATCACTATTATTTATAAAAAACTTCTTCAGTGCATCGGCAACAGCAGAAGCTGTAAAATCCCCTATAACAAGAATGCGCTTTGCATTCTCATTTTTTAGCTTTTGTATGTTTTTTTGTGTTACGATTTTTTTTTGAGACTTGTTTATTTTTTGTTCTATAATTTGCGGTGGTTGTTGCGTCTGTTTGTTATGCTGTGATAGCCATTTGAAGAAGTTCGTTGCTTTGCTTGGGGATGGTTGTATGATCCCCGCAATAGAAAGTGAAAATAGAAATAATATCAAATATATAAGGCGAAAAGAGGACAAAACCTTAGTTTCCATTATTGTTTGCGAAGGAGAAAAAGCACTTGAGATGATGGATATCCATTTGCTTTTAGACCGTGACGCAGTTGAAAAGCTTTAATTGCTTTGCGAGAAGCTGTTCCGATTTTTCCATCAACATTCCCTTTATAATAGCCCAGTGCACTTAAGCGAGATTGCAGTTCTTTACATTCTTGGAAAGTAAGAGGTTGAAAAGGTCTTTGCCAATCATGCACCAATCCAGGATGTCCAGCGATGCGATCAGCAAGAAGGGCAACAGCAAACGCATAACGATCTGCATTATTATAATGTTTCAGAACAAAGAAATTTTTTGTGACTAAAAATATAGGTCCTTTTGCTCCATCTGGATATTTTAATATTGCTTGTTCAGCTGATGTAGGAAGAGGATGCCCATTTGCGTGTTTTACACCTAATTTATTCCATTGTTCAAAGGAATAGAAGCCTTCAGGAAGGTTTTTCCCCTGCGGCACTTTTACCTCTACTCCCCAAATAAGATTAGGTTGCCAGCCATTTTTGTGGAGAAGATTAGCAGCAGTAGCCAGAGCATCTGGAACAGAGTTCCAGATATCACGCCGTCCATCTTGATCCATATCAACTGCATAGGCGAGATAACTGCTTGGAATAAATTGTGTATGCCCTAATGCACCGGCCCAAGATCCAGTGAGTTGAGAGCGTTTAATTTCGCCACTTTGTAGAATTTTCATAGCAGAAATCAGCTGTGTATATGCATATTTTGCACGTTTTTTATCAGCATAGGCTAGAGTTGCAAGAGAGCGGATGGTATCACGCATTACACTTTTATTGGCTAAAATTTTCCCATAATTGCTTTCCATTGACCAAATAGCAAGTAGAATATTGCGGTCAACACCAAAACGTTTTTCAATTTGAAGAAGCCATTTGTTCCATTTTTGAGTTTGGCGCCGTCCTTCCACAATTGCAATATCATGGACACGATTATCGAAATAGTTCCATGAAGGAGCAACAAATTCCGGTTGGTATGCGGCGCTTTTTAGAACTTCTGGATCAATGGCATTAACACCTTTAAATGCCATATGAAACGTAGAAGAGGTAATATTGTGAGCAATAGCTATTTTTTTAAATTCTTTAATCCAGTGTTTAAATCCGCTATCACCATATGAAAGGGATGCAAAAAACATTAAAAAAACAGAAAAAATAACGGCAGAGCCAGTGAGAAGAGTTCTCCAAGTTATTGTTATTGACTTCTCTAAAAAAGAGAAAGTCTTCAATTCTGTTTTTTGCATTTTGAAATCCCCATTAATATTCAATTTATTAGATGTGCAATAACTTTATTTTGTATTTAGTTTAATCGATAATATGATCAAGAAGAGGAGAAAGCTAAAATAAATAATTCGTTTTAATTCTTTCAATAAATTCTCATATTCTCTTTCACATTTTTGAATGCCCATTATAATGATAATCAAAACAATAAGATATCTTTTTTACCATTTCGTAAAAACATATGATAAATAAAACAAAAAAGACATATGAATTCATTGAGGAGGATGAGTGTGCGTAAAATCCGGAAAGCAGTATTTCCAGTAGCAGGTCTTGGTACGCGTTTTCTTCCTGCGACAAAAACGATTCCTAAGGAAATGCTAACAGTTGTTGATAAGCCTGTTATTCAATATGTTGTGGATGAAGCGCGGGAGGCTGGGGTTGAGCATTTTATTTTTGTGACTGGACGTAACAAAGCAGTCATTGAGGATTATTTTGATGCACAAGTTGAATTATACACGACACTTGCTGAATGTGGAAAGAAAGAAGATCTTGCACATTTATACCGTTTACAACCATTACCAGGGTCAACTTCTTTCACTCGGCAACAGCAACCTTTGGGATTAGGGCATGCTCTTTGGTGTGCGCGTGAATTAGTTGCAGGGGAACCTTTTGCATTGTTATTACCCGATATGCTGATTCAAGCCAAAAAGGGATGTCTTTCTGAGATGATTAGTCTTTATGAAAAGGTGGGTGGGGGAAATATTATTTCAGTTCAGGAATGCGATCTTGAGGAAGCACATAAATACGGTATAGTTGGTAAAGGTAAACAGATTGCAAATGGTTTTAAAATCACAAAAATGGTAGAGAAACCAGTGCTAGGAACGGCACCATCAAATTTGTACATCAATGGACGTTATATTTTGCAGCCAGAAATTTTTAATATTCTTTCCACTCAAGAACGAGGAACAGGAAATGAAATTCAATTAACAGATGCTATGATACGGCTTTCAAATGAACAAGATTTTTGGGGTTTGCAAGTGGAAGGGCGCACTTTTGATTGCGGTTCTAAAGCTGGTTTTATTGAAGCCAACGTCGCATTTTCTTTGGCACGCGCTGATATGCATAGCCACGTTTCTGCCTCATTGAAAAATTTACTGGAAACCATTAATGTTGAAAAATGATTATAGATCTCTCATTTAATTTTATTGATCGAATTTGATTATGATAATACCGTCTCCTCATATGGCTTTGCAAGGTGCTGTTGCATCAGCGCTTAAAACACTTGCCAGTGAAAAGCAGGGGCTTGAAGCCCTTGAAAAATCTATTCTGGGAACTCTTTCTTCTTCTTTTGAAGCGGCTGTTCAAACTATTAGAAATGCTCGTGGACATGTAGTCATTACTGGTCTTGGAAAAAGTGGTCATATAGGGACAAAAATTGCAGCAACTTTAGCCTCAACTGGAACGCCTGCCTTTTTTGTTCACGCTGCAGAAGCCAATCATGGTGATCTTGGTATGATTGGATCTGATGATGTTATTCTTGCTTTATCATGGTCTGGTGAAACTCAAGAGTTAAGTGGCATTATGAGTTATGCAGCGCGTTTTCGTATCCCCCTTATTGCGATGACATCAAATGAGCACTCTGTATTAGGACGACAAGCTAATATTGTTTTATTATTACCAAAGATAGAAGAGGCTTGTCCCCATGGTTTAGCTCCTACGACTTCAACAATTATGCAATTGGCAATGGGAGATGCATTAGCGGTTTCTCTTTTAGAAATGCGTGGTTTTACTGCAACGGATTTCAAAATATATCATCCTGGTGGTTCTCTTGGTGCAAGCCTTAAATACGTGTGTGATATTATGCATGAGGGTGATAATATTCCTTTGGTTATGCAGGGAACATCTATGGCTGAAGCGATGAATGTTTTGGTGAAAAAACATTTTGGTTGTGTTGGTGTTGTGAATCAAGAAGGTGAACTAATCGGAATTGTAACCGATGGCGATCTTGCACGTAACATTCATTTTAATTTATCAAAATTTAATGTTGACGAGGTGATGACCACAGCTCCTAAAGTTGTAAAGCCAAATACACTTGTTGGTGCAGCAACAGCTTTTATTAATGATCATCATATTGGTGCATTTTTCGTGGTTGAAGATAAAAAGCCGATAGGAATTGTTCATTTTCATGATCTTTTGCGCATTGGCGCTGCTTAGATTAAAGTCTCCTATCAAATAAAATGTTATTTTAGGTTAAAATATATTGAATGATACAAAGTCACAATTTTATTGTGAGGTGGCATTACTGATGTTTTTTGGAAAAAAATGATTATTTTACGCATTTCATAATGTTTAGAAAATTCTCAGGATAAAGGTTATATCAGTTTTGTTGCATATTTTTAGAGAGGATTTTCTATCAGGAGGAGAAAGGATCGCCTCCTGCTTAATGTATGTGCTCCCTCTGTTCTTAAGAGGGACTTCCCTTGTACTGTGTTTAAGATTTCCGCTTAAGGAAAAACTGTGATCCTGTATGTGAAGTGCAGAGAAGTTGTGTGGCGTCATATGACACTGTACAATTAACTCTAGAAATTGTTCCACGGAGAATAGAGCGTATTTCAATTTCTATATTTTGGGCATTAAGATAATTATACGCCCCTTCTGATAATTTTTCTTCTGTATCTGCTGCACGTGTTTCAAAAACACCATTGTGGAAAGAAGAAATAATACCATTCTCATCAACCCATTTTCCATCAATTCCAGTTGGCATACTTGAGTTATAATATTGCGAAAAGCTACAGGCACTTAACAGCAAGGTGGTGATTGTAAGACATAAAATATGATAGGTATGTTTCATTTATTGCACTCTATTTAGATTATTTTGCTCTCTAGTTTCTATAACATTATTAAATTACCTCATGAGTCAATATGAAAAATTTGATGAAAATCAATGAAAAAGCAAAAAAATGGAAAAAAATGCCTTAATGTTGTATTTAATTAACAGCTTGATGAAGTTCGTAAGTGAAACACAAGAGGTGAAATATTTCTTATGGTTTACAACAATTTTTATATTAAGCTTCTGGGTAGTCTCAAAGGAGATTATTGACATTATGGTTGGTCCTATTCTTGTTGCGAGTGAAGATTATGGAAGACGTGTAGAACTTTCTGCTATGCTGCGAGGTTTTGGTTATCGTGTCATTGAAGCAGAAAATGGTCTCCGTACGATTGATCTTTTACATAGGCGTAAAAACATTGTGCTTGCACTCCTTGATGTCGTTATGAGTGATTTGAGTGTGAACGATTTGATTAAAATGATTAGAGTTGCTGGTGTTTCTGTTCCTATTGTCGTTATAGCACAACAAGAGAATCAGAATTTACTCCAGAAAGCTTTAACAGCTGGAGCTATTGATTATTGGATCCATCCAGTAACATTATTACGCGTAAGAGTTACTTTGGATATTCTTGCTCTTATTTCTGCCTTGGAGCATGAGGTTCGAGATATTCGGCGAAAAAAAGAGAATCATTTACGGTTTTCTGATCTTTGCATAAAAAGTAGAGCTATGCAGATAGTATTAGAACAATCGAGACAAGCAGCAACTTCCTCACAGAATCTTTTGATAGAGGGGGAAGTTGGAACAGGACGTGAGACATTAGCTCGGATTATTCATCATGAGGGTTTATTCTCGGAGGGCGTTTTTATTCGCTTTCAATGCTCAGCCATCGTTGAGCCAGAAGAAGAAAATCAGCAGTGGTTTAAAGAATTTCTCCCATTGGTTTCTTCGCTTGAAAAAGGGACACTTTGTCTTTGTGATATTGACCGACTTGAGCCCATACAGCAAAAACGGCTTGCTCATTATCTTAAAGAAAGGGAAAGGAATACAAAAGAAAAACTTTTTCCTTTTCGGATCGTTGCTATTTCAACATCGCGTTTAAAGGACTTAGTTAAAGAGAACTTTTTTTTGGATAGTTTGTTTGAACAATTTTCTCATTTGTCTATTAACGTTCCTGCTTTAAGAGAATTAAGGGATGATTTTCCAGAGATAACACAACGTTTGATTGATCGCATTATCACAGAAACAGGGCGATCACATGTCCATGGTTTAGCAGGATCGGCTCTTTCCTTGCTTATGCAGTATGATTGGCCTGGCAATAGAAATGAACTTGAAAACTTTTTATTTCGTGCGATTTTACTCAGTGAAGGACCGTTATTAACTGTTCGAGATTTTCCGCAATTAATGGGAAATGCATTAATGAGTGTTCCAAATATCATTGAGTGTAATATGCAAGAAGATAATGAACAAGAATCGATACAATTTTTGAATACTGATGGCCATGTGCGTACTTTTGCGGAGATGGAACATGATATTATCGAGAAAGCGGTTAAACATTATAAAGGACATATGAGTGAGATTGCGCGCCGCCTTCATATTGGTCGCTCTACACTTTATAGAAAAATGGAAGAATTGAGAGCAATAAGAAATCAAGAACGAAAGTAAAATTCATAACAAGTCTCTCTTCATGACAAGCACGAATTTCAAAAAATAGAGTGGCTTTTGATAAAGGCCGTGGGGGGAGGAGGCTTAAGAAAACAATCATTTATTGTAAAATTTATCTATAGAGAATAATTTTATAGATTTAAATCAAATATAAATTTTATGTGACTATCTTAATTTTTTGTTTCAATTTATACAATTTTAGTAGTTTACATTTATTAAAGCAGAGAGGCCTTTTAAAAAACTTTTAAATACTACCGCTAAAATTTTTGTATCATCAATATTAAATTTATACTCTCTTAAGCAAAAAGTGGCATTTTATCTGCTACACGATTAAGATAAAGTGATTAGTATTATCGTTTACATTACTGATGATGCGATAGCTTAAAATAGAAAGTTTATCCTCTTTGACTCTTTTACAGATTATTATTGGTTTTGTCCTCTTTTTTTTTATTGCATCTATGTTGGCAATTTACACCTATGGGCGTTTTGTAAAAAGTGCTAGGGGGCAATGTTCTTATGCGTTGCCTATTCAGGAAGATGAAACCAAGCTTGATCGTATCGTCAGTCAATTAGCTGAGGAAGAAAATGGATTGGGGATTGATAAAGATGCCCTTTCCCTCATTATCAGCAATTTGGATGCGTTTTGTGTTCGTGCAATAGGAGCTGCAGAGGCTGGGCGTAGCCTTGATCTGATGTATTATATTTGGGATGATGATTTAACGGGGCGTCTATTATTAAGTGAAATAGTTAAGGCAGCTGATCGGGGTGTTCGGGTACGGCTTCTTTTGGATGATATTAATGCTCAAGCACGTGATCCAGCTTATATTGCGCTAGATAAACATCCTCATATTGAGGTGAGAATGTTTAATCCAGGGCGATCGCGTAAAGGTGGATTACGCCGTGGTTTAGAGATTATATTACGGGCAATTACTGTTACACGTAGAATGCATAATAAAGCTTTTATTGTTGATGGTAGGATCGCTTTTGTAGGGGGGCGTAATCTTGCAGATTCTTATTTTGATGCTGGTGAAGAATCCCATTTTCGAGATTTGGATTTAATGTTAATCGGACCTTCTGTTAAAAAGGTGGAAAGTATTTTTGATGATTTTTGGAATAGTGCTGTTGTTTTGCCAATTCATACTTTGGTTGTTCCTAAAAGCGCAAGTGATCTTAGCTATTGGAAGGATAAATTACAAAAATTTCGGGATTCCAAGGTTGCAAAAGTTTACTTAGATTATGTCAAAGAGCACATTAATTTTGATTGTTTTATCCAAACAGGAAAGCGGTTATTTTTAGCAGACAAAGTTGTTGTTCTTTCTGACCCTCCAGAAAAAGCATTGCGTAAAAAATCAAGCAATTGGCTTATGAAGGCACTTTCAAAGGTTATTGGAAATGCCCAAAAAACGGTTCAGATTACGTCACCTTATTTTGTTCCTGGTAAGGCTGGTACGCAGAATTTTAGTAATTTGGTTTCAAAGGGTGTTGATGTCAAAATTCTAACGAATTCTTTAGCAGCTACTGATGTAGCATTGGTGCATGGTGGTTATGTACCATATCGTAAGGCGCTGTTGAAAAGTGGTGTTAAGCTTTATGAATTAAAAGCGGAGGGCAACACCCATGGGTTACGATTGTTTAGATCGAGTAAGGCAAGTTTACATGCCAAAGCTTTTTTAATTGATCGTAAAACAGCTTTTATTGGATCTTTAAATTTTGATCCCAGATCAGCAGCGTTAAATACAGAAATGGGTATTCTTTTTGAATGTGCTCCCATTACAGCAAGATTAGATTTGTTGTTTTCTGAAGAAACCACGGGGGAAATGAGTTATCATCTGCGTCTTGGTGATAATAATCGTATTTATTGGGATTTTATTGAAAATGAAAAAAAATATAGCATTGACTCTGAGCCAGAAAGCAATTTTTGGCGTCGCGCATTTGCAAAAATAATAAGTTGGTTACCTATTGAATCACAATTGTAAATTTTTATAAACCACACTTTAAAAAATGTTTATTTTTCTTTTCATTTTGTTTGTAGCGTGGCATAATTTCTCGCCAATCTACCATGTATGAGAACCGCAGTTGTATTTTAAAGCTCTTTGCGGTGTTTTATTATAATATTTTGTTATAAAAGGAATTTTGCTATGGCAAAGATTGTTGAAACGGGGACGGGTGCATTGGCACTGACTTTTGATGATGTACTTTTACAGCCCGGTCATTCTCTTGTTATGCCTAGCCAAGTGGATCTCAGTACGCGCATTGCAGCGGATATTAAGCTTAATTTGCCATTGCTTTCTGCCGCAATGGATACGGTAACAGAATCGCGTTTGGCAATTGCTATGGCACAGGCTGGAGGACTTGGGGTTATTCATCGTAATATGTTTCCTGCAGAGCAAGCAGAAGAAGTCCGCCAAGTAAAAAAGTTTGAATCTGGTATGGTTGTTAATCCAGTTACAATTGGACCGGATGCAACACTTGAAGAAGCTAAATCTTTGATGCGCTCTCATGGCATTTCAGGTATTCCGGTTGTTGAAAATAGTGTTGAAGGTGGTACAGCGGGACGACTTGTTGGCATTTTGACTAATAGAGACGTCCGTTTTGCATCAGATCCAAAACAAAAAATTTATGAATTAATGACGCATAAAAATTTGATCACAGTGCGTGAAAATGTCCAACTTAATGAAGCAAAATATCTTTTACATCACCATCGTATTGAAAAATTATTAGTTGTGGATGAACAAAATCGTTGTGTAGGACTGATAACAGTTAAAGATATTGAAAAAGCAAAATTAAATCCAAATGCTGCTAAAGATTCTCAAGGGCGCTTGCGTGTTGCAGCGGCCAGTAGTGTTGGGGATGATGGGATTGAGCGTGCTGAACGCCTCATCGACGCAGGTGTTGATGTGTTGGTCATTGATACAGCGCATGGACATTCTCAACGTGTACTAGAAACTGTTGAACGAATTAAAAAAATGACTTCCTCTCCAGCTGTTATTGCTGGGAACGTAGCAACCGCTCAAGCAACGCAAGCATTGATTGACAGTGGTGCAGATGCAGTAAAAGTTGGTATTGGTCCTGGCTCTATTTGCACAACGCGTATTGTCGCTGGTGTCGGTGTTCCTCAACTTGCAGCCATTATGAATGCTGCAGAAGTTGCTGAAAAAGCAGGCATTCCCATCATTGCAGATGGTGGAATCAAAGCATCGGGTGATTTTGCTAAAGCTTTAGCTGGTGGGGCTTGTGCAGCAATGATTGGATCTCTTTTAGCAGGTACAGAAGAAAGTCCTGGTGAAGTTTATCTTTATCAAGGTCGATCTTTTAAAGCCTATCGCGGTATGGGATCTGTTGGTGCTATGGCACGAGGATCGGCAGATCGCTATTTTCAAGATGATGTTCGGGATGAACTTAAGTTGGTTCCTGAAGGTGTGGAGGGGCAGGTGGCTTACAAAGGTCCTATAGCATCAGTTTTGCATCAGCTTGCTGGTGGACTTCGTGCTTCGATGGGGTATGTTGGAGCAAAAGACCTCGTAGAGTTTCGTAAAAAAGCAACGTTTGTACGTATTACTAATGCGGGGCTCCATGAGAGTCATACGCATGATGTTTCTATCACACGGGAGAGTCCAAACTACCGTGGGCCAGTTTAAAGATATAAGAGCCTAATGTCATATCGCATAAATATAAATCTTCCGAGAAGAAGCAAAGAGAGATTGCGCTCTTTTCTGTTTGTGATTTGGTATAATAATCCAAAAAAGGAAAGAATTAGAGGTCAAAACTC contains the following coding sequences:
- a CDS encoding sigma-54-dependent transcriptional regulator; this translates as MVGPILVASEDYGRRVELSAMLRGFGYRVIEAENGLRTIDLLHRRKNIVLALLDVVMSDLSVNDLIKMIRVAGVSVPIVVIAQQENQNLLQKALTAGAIDYWIHPVTLLRVRVTLDILALISALEHEVRDIRRKKENHLRFSDLCIKSRAMQIVLEQSRQAATSSQNLLIEGEVGTGRETLARIIHHEGLFSEGVFIRFQCSAIVEPEEENQQWFKEFLPLVSSLEKGTLCLCDIDRLEPIQQKRLAHYLKERERNTKEKLFPFRIVAISTSRLKDLVKENFFLDSLFEQFSHLSINVPALRELRDDFPEITQRLIDRIITETGRSHVHGLAGSALSLLMQYDWPGNRNELENFLFRAILLSEGPLLTVRDFPQLMGNALMSVPNIIECNMQEDNEQESIQFLNTDGHVRTFAEMEHDIIEKAVKHYKGHMSEIARRLHIGRSTLYRKMEELRAIRNQERK
- a CDS encoding SGNH family hydrolase, with translation MSSFRLIYLILFLFSLSIAGIIQPSPSKATNFFKWLSQHNKQTQQPPQIIEQKINKSQKKIVTQKNIQKLKNENAKRILVIGDFTASAVADALKKFFINNSDIVIMNNTIPASGLVRTDYYSWQSNISKLIDQNNPDVIIMMIGANDNQPITDSYNTINTDQSKWMHIYKQRIIEIAESLHASGKSWIWISQPAFRNDLLTQKMKIFNALYKQETEAAGGHFLDIWSGFSDEEGNFSFSGYDINGKITKLRTNNGMHFTPEGKKKLASYLEKPLKNILKFYAFSHENPYSTDQAIQKLIQESGNQERSNIMRQPPMSLDDMAQQNTHLLGKRKSSFIKKSWSPPNGYQKDRADNFSFL
- a CDS encoding phospholipase D family protein, with the protein product MTLLQIIIGFVLFFFIASMLAIYTYGRFVKSARGQCSYALPIQEDETKLDRIVSQLAEEENGLGIDKDALSLIISNLDAFCVRAIGAAEAGRSLDLMYYIWDDDLTGRLLLSEIVKAADRGVRVRLLLDDINAQARDPAYIALDKHPHIEVRMFNPGRSRKGGLRRGLEIILRAITVTRRMHNKAFIVDGRIAFVGGRNLADSYFDAGEESHFRDLDLMLIGPSVKKVESIFDDFWNSAVVLPIHTLVVPKSASDLSYWKDKLQKFRDSKVAKVYLDYVKEHINFDCFIQTGKRLFLADKVVVLSDPPEKALRKKSSNWLMKALSKVIGNAQKTVQITSPYFVPGKAGTQNFSNLVSKGVDVKILTNSLAATDVALVHGGYVPYRKALLKSGVKLYELKAEGNTHGLRLFRSSKASLHAKAFLIDRKTAFIGSLNFDPRSAALNTEMGILFECAPITARLDLLFSEETTGEMSYHLRLGDNNRIYWDFIENEKKYSIDSEPESNFWRRAFAKIISWLPIESQL
- a CDS encoding UTP--glucose-1-phosphate uridylyltransferase; the protein is MRKIRKAVFPVAGLGTRFLPATKTIPKEMLTVVDKPVIQYVVDEAREAGVEHFIFVTGRNKAVIEDYFDAQVELYTTLAECGKKEDLAHLYRLQPLPGSTSFTRQQQPLGLGHALWCARELVAGEPFALLLPDMLIQAKKGCLSEMISLYEKVGGGNIISVQECDLEEAHKYGIVGKGKQIANGFKITKMVEKPVLGTAPSNLYINGRYILQPEIFNILSTQERGTGNEIQLTDAMIRLSNEQDFWGLQVEGRTFDCGSKAGFIEANVAFSLARADMHSHVSASLKNLLETINVEK
- the guaB gene encoding IMP dehydrogenase, producing the protein MAKIVETGTGALALTFDDVLLQPGHSLVMPSQVDLSTRIAADIKLNLPLLSAAMDTVTESRLAIAMAQAGGLGVIHRNMFPAEQAEEVRQVKKFESGMVVNPVTIGPDATLEEAKSLMRSHGISGIPVVENSVEGGTAGRLVGILTNRDVRFASDPKQKIYELMTHKNLITVRENVQLNEAKYLLHHHRIEKLLVVDEQNRCVGLITVKDIEKAKLNPNAAKDSQGRLRVAAASSVGDDGIERAERLIDAGVDVLVIDTAHGHSQRVLETVERIKKMTSSPAVIAGNVATAQATQALIDSGADAVKVGIGPGSICTTRIVAGVGVPQLAAIMNAAEVAEKAGIPIIADGGIKASGDFAKALAGGACAAMIGSLLAGTEESPGEVYLYQGRSFKAYRGMGSVGAMARGSADRYFQDDVRDELKLVPEGVEGQVAYKGPIASVLHQLAGGLRASMGYVGAKDLVEFRKKATFVRITNAGLHESHTHDVSITRESPNYRGPV
- a CDS encoding M3 family metallopeptidase, which translates into the protein MTKAAVLDWKGFSGLPDFSSINDEDFKPAFEQALQEAEEELEAIAMVQEPPTLENFLQPFELCGKALDRVCSIFFLRTNAHTNVLIQQLEQEFVVKLSRYSSKMMMDARIFAKIDVLYKQSQLGIFESETTRVLELWWKKFVCHGAKLDEKAKKRLLEINERLAFLNATFGQNVLNDEAEWILFLKQTDLSGLPEDLIASMKEIACERGNEEAYALTLARSIVEPFLKFSDRRDLREVAFQAWAKRGENNNKNDNKTIIVEIVALRDEQAKLLGYKSFADLKLDNTMAKSVDSVMDLLMPVWERARAKASIEQIELQNFSNKQGSNESLAAWDWRYYAEKLRTEKLSFDSAEIKYYFQLDRMIKAAFGVAEKLFGITFEEKNTVALWHPDARLWEVKKSDGSLLGHFIGDYFARSSKCSGAWMSQLQSQHKLDGGQKPIIYNVGNFAKPPKGEVAFLSLDDARTLFHEFGHALHGLLSDVTWPSVSGTSVSRDFVELPSQLYEHWLTVPEILQTYATHAKTGHPMPQALMDKVLSAQTFNAGFAAVEFTSSALVDMAFHKGQKVTDPTVFERQELEKLQMPDTIIMRHRPPHFTHIFSGDGYAAGYYSYMWSEVLDADAFQAFEETGDVFNSELADKLKRFIYSAGGSRDPEELYKAFRGRMPLPEAMINKRGL
- a CDS encoding KpsF/GutQ family sugar-phosphate isomerase, coding for MIIPSPHMALQGAVASALKTLASEKQGLEALEKSILGTLSSSFEAAVQTIRNARGHVVITGLGKSGHIGTKIAATLASTGTPAFFVHAAEANHGDLGMIGSDDVILALSWSGETQELSGIMSYAARFRIPLIAMTSNEHSVLGRQANIVLLLPKIEEACPHGLAPTTSTIMQLAMGDALAVSLLEMRGFTATDFKIYHPGGSLGASLKYVCDIMHEGDNIPLVMQGTSMAEAMNVLVKKHFGCVGVVNQEGELIGIVTDGDLARNIHFNLSKFNVDEVMTTAPKVVKPNTLVGAATAFINDHHIGAFFVVEDKKPIGIVHFHDLLRIGAA
- a CDS encoding lytic murein transglycosylase codes for the protein MQKTELKTFSFLEKSITITWRTLLTGSAVIFSVFLMFFASLSYGDSGFKHWIKEFKKIAIAHNITSSTFHMAFKGVNAIDPEVLKSAAYQPEFVAPSWNYFDNRVHDIAIVEGRRQTQKWNKWLLQIEKRFGVDRNILLAIWSMESNYGKILANKSVMRDTIRSLATLAYADKKRAKYAYTQLISAMKILQSGEIKRSQLTGSWAGALGHTQFIPSSYLAYAVDMDQDGRRDIWNSVPDALATAANLLHKNGWQPNLIWGVEVKVPQGKNLPEGFYSFEQWNKLGVKHANGHPLPTSAEQAILKYPDGAKGPIFLVTKNFFVLKHYNNADRYAFAVALLADRIAGHPGLVHDWQRPFQPLTFQECKELQSRLSALGYYKGNVDGKIGTASRKAIKAFQLRHGLKANGYPSSQVLFLLRKQ